The Dehalobacter sp. DCM sequence GAAGTACACTGCAGAGAATTCATCTCTCGCGAATACTTTTTTTATTTTGTTTTCTTTATTTGCTGCAAGATGCTGTAATATCTTATACACCATTTCTTTATCAACTATTTGGAATGTGTTCTGTATTTCATCGGCAATGTCATCAAGCGTAAGACCGTCTGGTGTATTATTTGCAAGTATCTGCTTTATGTAATTCTTAAGTTCAATGACTTCCTGAGCACCTTTTTTAGCAATTTCCACTGCCGGCTGATTATACGCATTTACATTGACAAGGTAGGCATAGTGGCTTACTGCCCGTTCAAATAGCGCGATGAGTACGCCGATGCTTTCCGCTGTAACCGACGGGATCGTAATCGTGATTGATTGTCTGCCCTTCTGGGTCAGTGCTTTCCGGGTACCAAGCAGGAATGCATGTAAAAAATCGCCGCTTGTACTGTTTTCAGCTAAGATCGGAGAATATTCTTCCCGATCTTTCAGTACCTCAATAAAGGTAACAAAAGCGTTATCCGGGCCGTCCAATAGCTGCTGTAAATAAGAATGCTGATCTGTCGTTCCTTTGTTGCCTAATACAGTAATACCCTGATGCACGACGTTACCGTCAAGGTCTGTCTCTTTTCCCAATGATTCCATAATCAGCTGCTGAAGATATCGGGGAAAAAGCTCCAACCGGTCTTTATAGGGGAGGATAACCATTTGCTTGCCGCCTTCTCCCCTTGTTAAGAAAAACCAGGTCAAGGCCAACAATGCGGCAGGATTTTGCATCGTCTCTGGTTTTCGCGTCAGTGCATTGCACGTTGCCGCCCCCAGCAGCAATTGATCGATTCCAATTCCCTGTAATGCTAACGGCAAAAGCCCCACAGCAGATAATACCGATGTTCGTCCGCCTACCCAATCCCACATCGGAAATGAGTCTAACCAATTTTCCTTGGTTCGTATCTGGTCCAGCTGACTCCCGCTTTGGGTTACACTAATGGCATGTTTGACAAAATCCAATCTATTGTGCTGGTAAAGACGGCGGACTTCTTCCATTCCATTACGGGTTTCGACTGTACTGCCGCTTTTCGAGATGATGATCGTCAGGGTGGCATCAAGAACGCGGCTTAGCCGTTCAAATATTCTGTCCATGCCGTCGGGATCCGTATTGTCAATAAAATACAATTTGCAGGGATCATCAACTTTTTCTAACGCATCGGAGACAAAATGGGTCCCCAGACTTGATCCTCCAATTCCAATTACCAGAACATGCTTGAATAATTGCCCTCTCTCTCCCTTAAGTGTGCCATCATGCACCATTTGAGCAAATTTTTTGACATGAAAAATCATTTCCGATATCTTCGACGCGATTTCTTGGTCAGGGCATATCTCCGGGGTACTCAGCCAGTAATGCCCTACCCTGCGGTTTTCATCAGGATTTGCGATGGAACCGTTCTCTAAGTCCTGTATTTGGGTATATACACCCTGGATTATTGTTTCCATATCATCAAAATAACGATCGGGAAAATGGACACGGCTAATATCTAATTGGAGATTAGTTAACGAATTGCAGAAAAAATATTTACGAAACCTCTGCCATTGATTATCCAAATACGCTTCACCTCAGTCTGCGTGATTCTTTGATACTTTCCCCAGGAAACGATGCTTCTATACGAAAACATCAGAAATTCACCAGATAATTCCAACGCCTTCTGTATCTATTCTATTATTTCATTGCAAAAAAATAAACTAAAAATTAAAATTTATAATACAAAGTCCGGCACATAGTATATGCCGGACTGAATATTTTTTGGATAGCTCTCACGAGTAATGCTGGGCTTCGTATCTAGCCGTTAAAGTTGCCGCATGGTTTTGAAGCTATCTTTGAGGTTTCTTCCAGCTTGCAGTCTTCACAAACCAATTGCCCTTTGACTTCAAACAGATCTTCTTCTCTTTCTTCAGCACCGCATTTTGCACATTTTGCCATAGCAGCCACTTCCTTTTTATTTATTAGTATAGCTTATTTAAGTTAAATTACAAGATAGGGCGAAGATAAGAATATTTTTGTAACAAGCCGGCTGGATATAACCTATACTAAGCACAGCATAAGCTTAAAATTAGCTGCCACTAACCCAGAATAAACGGATTACCTTTCTCTGTTCTTTGCTTCATAAAATCAGCAAAAGCCCTGCCCCATGCCGGATCATCTCTAAGAAAGGCCACCAGGTACTGAATTGCTTCGATCGTCTCTTTTGAAAGATAGTGTTCCATGGCTTCAGCTTCAGCTGCATAATTGCATTTACTGCCAATCAACGCTAAAAATTCCTGAAGAAGCTGATTTCTGGATACTAAGTAACAGCCATAGTCATTACCTTGTTCGGTAAGATGGATCTCCCCATACCGTTCATACTTAATATAGTGTTGGTCACGCAATTTATAGAGGGCTTTCGTTACTGACGGCAGTGCGACCTGCAGTTTATTACTTATATCTGTGACCCGTACTGTACCCGGCGACAAGGTAAGCCGGTAAATTTGCTCTAAATAATCTTCAAGACTGGGTGACAGCATAGCATCACTTCCCTTGCAATATGCTGACTATCAATTCATTATATGACAGGAGGACCACGACGATGAGCCCTCAACTCATTCCTGACTATTTTATACAGTCTGAGGGTAGAATGATGATGTGTTATTTTCTGGACGGCAATTAAAATCCTTGATATATTTAATATAACTACTGATATAAAAATTACCAACGGAGAATGTTCGAGGTGATATCGTGCCGAAATATCAACATTTTAAAGGCGGTATCTATGAATATCTTTTTACCGCTATCCATTCCGAAACCGATGAAAAGCTGGTTATATACAAAAATGCCAAAGGTATCATCTTTGCCAGACCTTATACGATGTTTTTTGAGAATGTCATGCACGAAGGCAGGATCGTACCACGATTTAGAGCAATGAATACAGATGAATAAACATGTAAAGGAGAGAATTCTGCCATGGAAGAGAGTAAACACATCTTTCTAAAATCCTTCGCGGCCATCTCGTTTATCATCATGGTTGCTGTAAATGCATTAGCTAATATGCTTCCGATCAACGGCGTTACTACAGGTGAAGTATCTGATTCCTACCCTAATTTATTCGCACCTGCCGGCTTGACCTTTTCCATATGGGGTTTGATTTATCTCCTATTGGCCCTATTCACGCTATACCAGGTTGGGCTTTTTCAGAGCAGTTGGAAATTTATTAATGAAGGTCTTCTGCATAAGATCCGCGTTATCTTCACTATCAATGCACTGGCCAATGCAACCTGGATACTTACCTGGCACTACAAGGTAATTATGCTTTCAATGGCCTTGATGATCGTTATCTTGATCACACTCATATTAATTGTCGACGCTTTAAAGAAAGAAAAAATGACCCGACGAGAAGCTTTCTTTTTGAGGCTGCCTTTCAGTATTTATTTTGGATGGATCACCGTAGCGACTATCGCCAATATGACAACACTCTTGGTAAGTCTGGGCTGGCAAGGAGGCTTTGGACTTTCCGCCAGTGGCTGGACCATCGTTATACTTCTGGCAGGCATGGTCATTGCATCAGCTACTATGATTGTTAACAAGGATATCGCCTACGGCCTTGTCCCGATTTGGGCCTATATTGGCATCGTGATGAAGCATTTATCTGCGACAGGCTTTGCAGGCAAATACCCTGCAATCATCACCACCGCCGAGATCAGTATTGTCGTCTTTGTTATTTCCTTAATCATTGTTATTGTTCAAAAAAGGCGGGACACACGACAGGTATTCCGATCATAACATCGCCCTATGATTGGCGGCGAGGTAATCACAGACCGAATTACGGCCGCTCACCGGATTATGCCAAATAGGGATAGTTCCGGTTGTATATACACTTATACACAGATTGCCCACATTTGTGGATAATTTCGTTTGTGGATAATTTCGTTATTATTTTAATTCCCAAAAAGAAGTAAGTACTTTCTCCATATTTCGGATGTCCTTTACATTTCGAAGCGGAAACCAATGCTTGGGAAAAAGATTCCTATAGCTCCTTCGGCTGTAGCGTTCATCGATCAGCAAAACAGCACCGATATCACTTTCGCAGCGAATGACCCGTCCTGCAGCCTGCAGGACTTTATTCATTCCCGGATACATATAAGCATATTCAAAACCCATACCATTTTTATGATCAAAATAATCCCTGATAATATTCTGCTGAACATTGAACTGGGGAAGCCCGACACTGACTATTGCTGTTCCGATTAGCCGGTTGCCTACCATGTCAATGCCCTCGGAAAATAGGCCCCCGAGTACACAGAATGCTACGTAGGTATGCACAGGGTTCTCAACAAATTGCGTCAGAAAACTTTCCCGCTCCTCTTCCGTCATCGCCGGTGCTTGTTCTGCCGCATTAATAGCAGGATAAGCAGCGGTGAAATCCGCAAAAACGTCATGCATATATTTATAGGATGGGAAATAGATGATATAATTCCCTTTTTTGCACCCGACAAAGGTATTAATCAGGTGAGCTATTTGTTCCCGGCTGTTTTCCCGCTCCTTATACTTCGTCGAGATATGCTCTGCCGTGATAACACATAGATTTTGTTCATCAAACGGCGAATTCAGTGCAAGCAGTTTATCTTTCTCATCCCCGCCCAGAATGCCGCGGAAATACTGAAGCGGTGACAGCGTGGCTGAAAACATGACCGCCGAGCGGCCGCGCTGCAACGCTTCACCCAATAAATATGATGGATCCAAACAAAACAATTTGACAACGACTTCGTTCTGCTGTGCTTCAGCATAAGTCACGTAGCGCTCATCATAGAAATCCGCAATCGTGCCGAAATGCAGCCCGTCAAAGTAGACCTGCAGAAAATCACTGTCTTCACTTAAGTCGCGGTTTTCTTTAAGCATGCGTTCACAAACAGCTGTATATTTATTGACAAGTGCGATAAACTCCTTTTGTTTATCCGCTGTTACGTAATAGCCCTGTTGACCGCATTGGTGACGCAGGTCAATCAAATAGCGATTGATGCTGTTCAGGATTTTATCCAGCGTTTTATCTCTGCCTTTATAGGCCTTTTTGATTTGATAAAATGCTGTTTTTCGAAGCTCAACCGAAAACATTTCCCGCGAGCGATCCACCAAATTATGCGCTTCATCGATAAGAAAAACATAATCACTTGTTCCCTCTGCAAAAAAACGTCTGAGAAAGGCTTTCGGGTCAAAAACATAGTTATAGTCACAGATCACGCAGTCAGCAAGGAGGGATAAATCAAGCGAAAATTCAAACGGGCAAACGGTGTACTTCCGGGCAAAAGCCTCGATGGCACTCCGCGAGAGGTCATCGCCTGTTTGTACAGCATCGAGTATAGCTTCATTGACACGATCATAATGTCCTTTGGCATATCGGCAATATTCCGGGTGGCAGTTGGGTTTCTCACAAAAGCATATTTTCTCTTTAGCAGTCAAAGTCAGCGTTTTCATTTTAAGGCCGCCGTGACGCATTTTCCCAAAGGCCTCTTCTGCAACCTGCCGTGTGATCGTTTTGGCAGTCAGGTAAAATATTTTCGAGGTCTTCTCCTCGGCCATTGCTTTGATTGCAGGAAAGAGAACGGAAATGGTCTTCCCAGTTCCTGTCGGTGCCTGCACAAAAAGCTTCTCTCCGCCGACGATGGTTTTATAAACGTGGACGGCAAGTTCTCTTTGTCCCTTGCGATAGAAAGGAAAAGGAAAATACAATGCTTTAATGGATCGGTCCCGCAACTCCTTCCATTGTTCAGAAAAACTAGCCCATGCGGCATATTTTTCGATTAATTCACTAACAAAACAGTCCAGGTCGTCAGCAGTGAACATCCGAACAAATTGCTTTGTATCATAGGTCTCGAGATGATAATACGTCATCTGAATGGATACTTCCTGCAATTCGTTCTGCACAGCCAGAATACAGGCATAGCATTTGGCCTGGGCCCAATGCACTGCATTCCCTTCTTCGACACTTTCCAACGGCAGAACAGTTGTTTTAATTTCTTCGATTACGTATTGCCCATCATGGCTGAATACACCATCGGCACGACCTTCCAAGGCATAATCAATCCCGTTATAATGATACGTCTGAGCTAGAAACACTTCACTTCGATAATCAGCATAACGTTCTCTGTTAATTTTCTGCAGCGCGCGATGTGCCCGGGCTCCTTCAAGCATTCGGTCTTTCGGAGCATATCGATTGTCGATGTCTCCGGAGCGCATGATCAATTCAACACATTGTCTGATGGGAAGTCTGACCATTGGTACTACCTCCCAAATATCCCAAATTTAATGCGGATTCCCTGTCCGATAAACTTCTCCTCGTACTCCGTTGTAATATTATTTTCAAAATCACTGCGTGTCAGATCATCTGTACGGTATAATTCGGCAAAGCCCGCTTCGCGAAAATATTTAAGACTATCAGCAAAGAGTTCATCATCATCGGTTTTAAACCATATCTCCGCTTTTTCCTTTATAAATGTCTTATATTTCTTCAAGAAGACGGGATGTGTCAGTCTCCGCCTGTGATGCCGGTTACTTGGCCAAGGCGTACAAAAATTTATATAAATTTTGTCGATTTCATCCTGGTCAAAACACGCTTCTATATTCTCAATGTTCATTAGCACGACACGGACATTTTCAATGTCATTGTCATTCAGCTTTCTTATGACCATGACAAGTAGTTCGTTATAAGTATCGATAGCGATATAATTAATTTTAGGGTTCATTCCGGCTAGTTTAGTGATAAAACTCCCTCTTCCACAGCCTAATTCAAGATGGATAGGGTAATCATTCCCAAAAACCTCGTGCCATTTTCCTTTTTTCTCAGACGGTATAAATATCACTTTCGGATCTTTTTCCAGTTCCGGCCGTGCCCATTTCTTTTTACGCAGCCGCAAAGCGAGTGGTCTCCTTCCTTATGCCCCAGTTGATAATAGCGATGAAGGTCTGTTTATACCGATTATTATACTATAAGCTTTACCGTTTAAGCCATCATTTTAATGACGACAACTTTTGTCCGACATTTAACATTGGCACCTATCAACTTGGGATATTTATTTTACTTTGAAGTTATATCGTATCATGATATAAATGATTTGTTGTGTCAGACATGTCCTAATGCCTTGAAATAGAACATAAGTTTATTGACGTTATGAAACAAGTGTATATATTGGTAATAAGTCGATTTTTCCAGATTAATCATTGAACATTTTTCTTGATAGAATTAGAATATATATTTAGAAGATTATTTTGTTTTGGAGGCAATAAATAATGACCAATATCACTGTAACAAAAGTTGAAAAGCTGGGAGTGCTGCCCACCGATGCCTCACTCGGCTTTGGCAAGATTTTTACTGACCACATGTTTGTCATGGATTATGAGACAGAAAAAGGCTGGCACTCACCGCGGATCGTCCCCTATGGTGAGTTTGGCTTTGTTCCTGCCACCATTGTTTTTCATTATGGACAAGCGATTTTTGAAGGCATGAAAGCTTTTCGTTCCGCTGACAATACGGTTGCTGTTTTCAGAACTCGCGAATATCTGAATCGTTTTAACCGTTCTGCCGATCATCTCTGTATTCCCCGCATCGATGTTGAAGAAGTTCGCACCGGTTTATTCAAACTACTGGAAATTGAAAAAAACTGGGTACCGAGCAGCCCAGGCACATCATTATATATCCGTCCATTTATAATCGCAACGGATAAAAACATCGGCGTAAAAGTATCCAATACCTATAAACTTTTCATAATCCTTTCCCCTGTCGGTGCTTACTACGAGCACGGATTCAATCCTGTCAGCATTAAAGTCGAAGACCATTATGTAAGGGCGACAAAAGGCGGTCTTGGCATGGCCAAAACGCCGGCTAATTATGCTATGAGCCTGGCTGCCCAAAACGAAGCCCACGCAGATGGCTTCGATCAAGTCCTTTGGCTGGATGCTGTTCACCGTAAATATG is a genomic window containing:
- a CDS encoding glucose-6-phosphate isomerase, with protein sequence MDNQWQRFRKYFFCNSLTNLQLDISRVHFPDRYFDDMETIIQGVYTQIQDLENGSIANPDENRRVGHYWLSTPEICPDQEIASKISEMIFHVKKFAQMVHDGTLKGERGQLFKHVLVIGIGGSSLGTHFVSDALEKVDDPCKLYFIDNTDPDGMDRIFERLSRVLDATLTIIISKSGSTVETRNGMEEVRRLYQHNRLDFVKHAISVTQSGSQLDQIRTKENWLDSFPMWDWVGGRTSVLSAVGLLPLALQGIGIDQLLLGAATCNALTRKPETMQNPAALLALTWFFLTRGEGGKQMVILPYKDRLELFPRYLQQLIMESLGKETDLDGNVVHQGITVLGNKGTTDQHSYLQQLLDGPDNAFVTFIEVLKDREEYSPILAENSTSGDFLHAFLLGTRKALTQKGRQSITITIPSVTAESIGVLIALFERAVSHYAYLVNVNAYNQPAVEIAKKGAQEVIELKNYIKQILANNTPDGLTLDDIADEIQNTFQIVDKEMVYKILQHLAANKENKIKKVFARDEFSAVYFCSHRE
- a CDS encoding metal-dependent transcriptional regulator; amino-acid sequence: MLSPSLEDYLEQIYRLTLSPGTVRVTDISNKLQVALPSVTKALYKLRDQHYIKYERYGEIHLTEQGNDYGCYLVSRNQLLQEFLALIGSKCNYAAEAEAMEHYLSKETIEAIQYLVAFLRDDPAWGRAFADFMKQRTEKGNPFILG
- a CDS encoding DUF1653 domain-containing protein, which encodes MPKYQHFKGGIYEYLFTAIHSETDEKLVIYKNAKGIIFARPYTMFFENVMHEGRIVPRFRAMNTDE
- a CDS encoding tryptophan-rich sensory protein codes for the protein MEESKHIFLKSFAAISFIIMVAVNALANMLPINGVTTGEVSDSYPNLFAPAGLTFSIWGLIYLLLALFTLYQVGLFQSSWKFINEGLLHKIRVIFTINALANATWILTWHYKVIMLSMALMIVILITLILIVDALKKEKMTRREAFFLRLPFSIYFGWITVATIANMTTLLVSLGWQGGFGLSASGWTIVILLAGMVIASATMIVNKDIAYGLVPIWAYIGIVMKHLSATGFAGKYPAIITTAEISIVVFVISLIIVIVQKRRDTRQVFRS
- a CDS encoding ATP-dependent DNA helicase — translated: MVRLPIRQCVELIMRSGDIDNRYAPKDRMLEGARAHRALQKINRERYADYRSEVFLAQTYHYNGIDYALEGRADGVFSHDGQYVIEEIKTTVLPLESVEEGNAVHWAQAKCYACILAVQNELQEVSIQMTYYHLETYDTKQFVRMFTADDLDCFVSELIEKYAAWASFSEQWKELRDRSIKALYFPFPFYRKGQRELAVHVYKTIVGGEKLFVQAPTGTGKTISVLFPAIKAMAEEKTSKIFYLTAKTITRQVAEEAFGKMRHGGLKMKTLTLTAKEKICFCEKPNCHPEYCRYAKGHYDRVNEAILDAVQTGDDLSRSAIEAFARKYTVCPFEFSLDLSLLADCVICDYNYVFDPKAFLRRFFAEGTSDYVFLIDEAHNLVDRSREMFSVELRKTAFYQIKKAYKGRDKTLDKILNSINRYLIDLRHQCGQQGYYVTADKQKEFIALVNKYTAVCERMLKENRDLSEDSDFLQVYFDGLHFGTIADFYDERYVTYAEAQQNEVVVKLFCLDPSYLLGEALQRGRSAVMFSATLSPLQYFRGILGGDEKDKLLALNSPFDEQNLCVITAEHISTKYKERENSREQIAHLINTFVGCKKGNYIIYFPSYKYMHDVFADFTAAYPAINAAEQAPAMTEEERESFLTQFVENPVHTYVAFCVLGGLFSEGIDMVGNRLIGTAIVSVGLPQFNVQQNIIRDYFDHKNGMGFEYAYMYPGMNKVLQAAGRVIRCESDIGAVLLIDERYSRRSYRNLFPKHWFPLRNVKDIRNMEKVLTSFWELK
- the trmB gene encoding tRNA (guanosine(46)-N7)-methyltransferase TrmB — its product is MRLRKKKWARPELEKDPKVIFIPSEKKGKWHEVFGNDYPIHLELGCGRGSFITKLAGMNPKINYIAIDTYNELLVMVIRKLNDNDIENVRVVLMNIENIEACFDQDEIDKIYINFCTPWPSNRHHRRRLTHPVFLKKYKTFIKEKAEIWFKTDDDELFADSLKYFREAGFAELYRTDDLTRSDFENNITTEYEEKFIGQGIRIKFGIFGR
- a CDS encoding branched-chain amino acid aminotransferase → MTNITVTKVEKLGVLPTDASLGFGKIFTDHMFVMDYETEKGWHSPRIVPYGEFGFVPATIVFHYGQAIFEGMKAFRSADNTVAVFRTREYLNRFNRSADHLCIPRIDVEEVRTGLFKLLEIEKNWVPSSPGTSLYIRPFIIATDKNIGVKVSNTYKLFIILSPVGAYYEHGFNPVSIKVEDHYVRATKGGLGMAKTPANYAMSLAAQNEAHADGFDQVLWLDAVHRKYVEEVGTMNILFKINGEIVTPELSGSILGGITRQTVMELTRSWGLNAIERQISIEEVFEAQAKGQLEEVFGSGTAAVISPVGELSWKNEKLIISNNKTGEYAQKLFDFITGVQYGRLLDEFGWMDEVK